A stretch of Gambusia affinis linkage group LG10, SWU_Gaff_1.0, whole genome shotgun sequence DNA encodes these proteins:
- the cbr4 gene encoding carbonyl reductase family member 4: MSRLAVVCGGSRGIGEAVARLLAERGCRVAVVSRNQEAAEAAVAALHGADHRAFSCDVSKEHQVQKTFETIQKTCGDIAYLVNAAGINRDALLLRTKPEEMVAALHTNLLGPMLTCRAALRSMLRGPGAAIVNIGSVVGLKGNSGQCAYGASKAGLEGFTRSLAKEVASRNIRVNLLAPGFIHTDMTTGLNEEAKARSIPLGRFGTPEEVATGVLFLLDSSYLTGQVLVVDGGLQLAM; the protein is encoded by the exons ATGTCCAGGCTGGCGGTGGTCTGTGGAGGCTCCAGGGGGATTGGAGAGGCTGTGGCCCGCCTGCTGGCAGAGAGGGGCTGCAGGGTAGCAGTGGTCTCCAGGAACCAGGAGGCAGCCGAGGCTGCTGTGGCTGCCCTACACGGAG CTGACCACAGGGCCTTCAGCTGTGACGTCTCTAAGGAGCATCAGGTGCAGAAAACCTTTGAAACTATCCAGAAGACCTGTGGAGACATCGCTTACCTTGTGAACGCCGCTGGAATCAACAG GGATGCTCTGCTTCTGAGGACGAAGCCTGAAGAAATGGTGGCAGCGCTCCACACCAACCTGCTGGGCCCCATGCTGACCTGCAGGGCCGCACTGCGCAGCATGCTGCGGGGGCCGGGAGCGGCCATCGTTAACATAG GCTCTGTGGTGGGCCTGAAGGGAAACTCGGGCCAGTGCGCGTACGGTGCCAGTAAAGCCGGTTTAGAAGGTTTCACTCGGTCGCTAGCCAAAGAAGTGGCTTCACGTAACATCCGGGTCAACCTGTTAGCTCCAG GTTTCATCCACACGGACATGACCACGGGGCTCAACGAGGAGGCCAAAGCACGCTCCATCCCTTTGGGGAGGTTTGGCACCCCAGAGGAGGTAGCCACGGGCGTCCTCTTCCTGTTGGATTCTTCATACCTTACAGGACAGGTGCTGGTGGTTGACGGGGGACTGCAGCTGGCCATGTAG